A stretch of DNA from Phycisphaerae bacterium:
TTTTGTCTGCCGAGGCGCGCCTGGCGGCAAAGGCGGATCTGGTCGTCGTCACGTCGCAGGCGCTTTGCGAAGCGAAACAACGGCTCAATCCGCGCGTGGTCCTCGTGACACACGGCGTAGATTACGAGCATTTTGCAAAGGCCCGGCGTGGCGAGGTTGTGATACCGGAGGAAATTGCGAAGTTGCCCCGGCCGATCCTGGGTTTCTGGGGGCTGATCGAGGGTTGGGTGGACGTGGACCTTATCGCCGCTATGGCCCGCGCCAGGCCGCACTGGTCGATTGTGTTAATCGGCCGGTTTACAGCTGATGTTTCGGCGTTGGAGGAGTTGGCCAACGTCCATTTGCTCGGCCGGCGGCCGTACGAACAACTCCCGGCCTACGCAAGGGGCTTTGACGCAGGGCTCATTCCCTTCCGCGTGAATGAACTGACCCGCGCCGTCAATCCCATTAAGCTCCGCGAATACCTCAGCGCCGGCCTGCCGGTCGTCTCCACTCCGATGCCGGAGGTGGAGCGTTATGGGCCGCACGTTAGCATTGCGTCGGATGCTGCCGAATTTGTCGCGGCGTGTGAACGGATGATCGCGGAAAACTCGCCGGGGAAGATTCTGGAGCGTCAGACCGCCATGCAGCGCGAAACATGGCAGTCGAAAGTGGAAGAGGTGTGCAGCCTGATCAGGCCCCCTCGGCCTGTGTCGCTTCATCGATCGCCGAGTTAATCCGGTGCATCATTTCCAGGTAATCCGCCTGGTGCTTCATCATTTCCTTGAGCTTGTCGTTGCCCGCGAGCTGAGCCTCGCAGTCCATCAGCTTTCGCTTGTCCTCCGGCTCAATGGGCTTGCCTGACGCTTCGGCCTCGCGAATCCTGTTCACCTGATCTTGATAGGCCTTTAGCACGTCCTGCGCCGCCTTGTCCTCGGAGACCGCCTTGGCGGCAACGAGAAACTTGGCGGTGCGGGGATGCGCGGCGATCTTCTTGCCCAGAGCTTTGGCGTCGGCGATGATGTCTTCCATGGCGGTCCTTCCTTTCGGCGGCCTATGAATTTGTTGACCTCATCTTCCCCGCGAGGTGGCCCCGGGGCAAGTTGATCGAATTGGAGCATGAATGTCCAAGCGGTTCTCGGAACGAATCCTCGAGTTTCTGCGGCGACCAGAGTATTCGCCGATGAAGGCGCCGCGCCTGGCCAAGGCGATGGGGATCGCCGACGCCGAGCATGGCGATTTTCACGACGCCGTCGATTCGCTTCGGCGGGTCGGTCGCGTCGTGCTCGGCACCGGCAACGCCGTCATGCTCCCGCATCCGCCGAACCAGGTGGTCGGGACCTTTCGCGGCAACCAGCGCGGATTCGGTTTCGTCGTGCCGGACGGGGTGACCACGCACGGCGATTTGTTCATCCCCCCCGACGCGACACTCGATGCGGTGACCGGTGACAAGGTGCTGTGCGCGGTGCAGTCGCGCGGCATGCGCGAGGGCAAGGCGGCGTTCGGTGGTCGCGTGCTCAAGATCATCGAGCGAGGCGACAGCCGATACGTCGGTGAGCTGCGGAATGAGGGCGGCGTGCATTTCGTGCAGCCCGACGGCAATGCGCTGCACGTGCCTATCCTGATCGGCGATGTCGGGGCCAAGGGGGCCAAGGCCGGTGAGCAGGTCGTCGTCGAGATCGTCCGTTATCCGAGCGACGGCAAGCCTGCGACCGGCGTCATCGTCGAACGATTGGGGAAGCGCGGCCAACCCGGCGTCGATCTGGTCAGCATCAAGCATCAGTACCATCTGCCGGACGAGTTTCCCAAGGATGTGCTGGCGGAGGCGCGGGGGATCGCGCAATCGTTTGACGCGGACGCGGCAATTC
This window harbors:
- a CDS encoding YlbF family regulator — its product is MEDIIADAKALGKKIAAHPRTAKFLVAAKAVSEDKAAQDVLKAYQDQVNRIREAEASGKPIEPEDKRKLMDCEAQLAGNDKLKEMMKHQADYLEMMHRINSAIDEATQAEGA
- a CDS encoding glycosyltransferase — encoded protein: MIEGRNIVCIASNWAADPTSKHHIMRLVAERNEIVWVNYHGSRRPRASAADAGAIVGKLRQVIEGPRRVAERITVVTPLVAPLPGSRVVAALNKRLLVRQIKRVIRDLPPRPVQVWSFAPDVDFLCGSFDEEFFVYYCVDEFSEFEGYDRDAILSAEARLAAKADLVVVTSQALCEAKQRLNPRVVLVTHGVDYEHFAKARRGEVVIPEEIAKLPRPILGFWGLIEGWVDVDLIAAMARARPHWSIVLIGRFTADVSALEELANVHLLGRRPYEQLPAYARGFDAGLIPFRVNELTRAVNPIKLREYLSAGLPVVSTPMPEVERYGPHVSIASDAAEFVAACERMIAENSPGKILERQTAMQRETWQSKVEEVCSLIRPPRPVSLHRSPS